One genomic window of Campylobacter curvus includes the following:
- the tkt gene encoding transketolase encodes MLKKQADTIRFLCADMVQAANSGHPGAPMGLADIMVVLSKHLKHNPKDPTWLNRDRLVFSGGHASSLVYSFLYLSGYDVSLEDLKNFRQLGSNTPGHPEIHTPGVEIATGPLGQGVANAVGFAMAAKYAANVLNTPENEIINHKIYCLCGDGDLEEGISYEACALAGRLGLDNLVMIYDSNHITIEGDTAIAWSEDVKVRFEAQGFEVARINGHDYDEIEFALSEAANKDKPYLIIANTSIAKGAGELEGSHNAHGAPLGEEVIRAAKSAAGFDPELKFHVDEDVLIRFRGALERGDLAQAEWNKQLLSLDDEKAKILNGLLNPDFSTIEYPKFDGKKLATRDSNGQIINAIASALPGFIGGSADLAPSNKTELKGMGDFPCGKNIHFGIREHAMAAINNAFARYGLFLPFSATFFIFSDYLKPSARMAALMSLKHFFIFTHDSIGVGEDGPTHQPIEQLSQFRAMPNFYTFRPADGNENVLCWQAALNLGAPSAFVLSRQGLAPLEGGVFGEVKNGAYLLKKSENAKITFVASGSEVELCLKAHEILSGDGIATNVVSAPCFDLLCEQSCEYLDKILDKNSVVIAVEASRGLEWFKFADHVYGMKGFGASGKAAELFSHFGFEPTPLSEFAKGVL; translated from the coding sequence ATGCTGAAAAAACAAGCCGATACGATAAGATTTTTGTGTGCCGATATGGTGCAGGCGGCAAATTCCGGTCATCCGGGCGCTCCGATGGGACTAGCCGATATAATGGTCGTCCTCTCGAAACACCTAAAACACAACCCCAAAGATCCTACCTGGCTAAATCGCGATAGGCTCGTTTTTAGCGGCGGACACGCGAGTAGTCTCGTTTATAGCTTTTTATATCTTAGCGGTTATGACGTGAGCCTTGAGGATCTTAAAAATTTCCGTCAGCTTGGCTCAAACACCCCGGGACATCCTGAAATTCACACTCCGGGCGTCGAGATAGCTACCGGACCTTTAGGTCAAGGCGTGGCGAACGCAGTAGGCTTTGCCATGGCGGCAAAATACGCTGCAAATGTCCTAAATACGCCCGAAAACGAGATAATAAACCATAAAATTTACTGTCTTTGCGGAGACGGAGACCTGGAGGAGGGCATAAGCTACGAGGCGTGTGCCTTAGCCGGGCGTTTGGGGCTTGATAACCTGGTGATGATATATGACTCAAACCACATCACGATCGAGGGCGATACGGCCATAGCTTGGAGCGAGGATGTAAAGGTCAGATTCGAAGCGCAAGGATTTGAGGTCGCACGCATAAACGGGCATGATTACGACGAGATAGAATTTGCTCTAAGCGAGGCGGCAAATAAAGACAAGCCCTATCTCATCATCGCAAATACCAGCATCGCAAAAGGTGCGGGCGAGCTTGAAGGCAGTCATAACGCACACGGTGCGCCGCTTGGCGAAGAGGTCATACGCGCAGCAAAGAGCGCGGCAGGCTTTGATCCGGAGCTTAAATTTCATGTCGATGAGGACGTGCTTATTAGATTTCGCGGGGCTCTTGAGAGAGGAGATCTCGCACAGGCCGAGTGGAACAAGCAACTCTTGTCGCTAGATGATGAAAAGGCCAAAATTTTAAACGGGCTTTTAAATCCGGATTTTAGCACGATAGAGTATCCTAAATTTGACGGTAAAAAGCTAGCAACGCGCGACAGCAACGGGCAGATAATAAACGCTATCGCAAGCGCACTACCCGGCTTCATCGGTGGTAGCGCGGATCTAGCGCCGTCAAACAAGACCGAGCTAAAAGGCATGGGCGACTTCCCGTGCGGCAAGAACATACACTTTGGTATCCGCGAGCATGCGATGGCGGCGATAAATAACGCATTTGCCAGATACGGGTTGTTTTTGCCTTTCTCGGCGACGTTTTTTATTTTCAGCGATTATCTGAAGCCAAGTGCCAGGATGGCCGCTCTCATGAGCCTAAAGCACTTTTTCATCTTTACGCACGATAGCATCGGCGTAGGCGAAGACGGTCCGACGCATCAGCCTATCGAGCAGCTAAGCCAGTTTCGTGCGATGCCGAATTTCTACACCTTCCGTCCGGCTGATGGCAACGAGAATGTCCTTTGCTGGCAAGCGGCTCTAAATTTAGGCGCTCCAAGCGCATTCGTGCTTTCTCGTCAAGGGCTTGCACCGCTTGAGGGCGGAGTCTTTGGCGAGGTCAAAAATGGAGCGTATCTGCTAAAAAAGAGTGAAAACGCGAAGATCACCTTTGTCGCAAGCGGCAGCGAGGTCGAGCTTTGCCTCAAAGCGCATGAAATTTTAAGCGGCGATGGCATAGCTACGAACGTAGTTTCTGCGCCTTGCTTCGATCTGCTTTGCGAGCAGTCATGCGAATATCTGGATAAAATTTTAGATAAAAATAGCGTCGTGATCGCCGTAGAAGCCTCAAGAGGCCTTGAGTGGTTTAAATTTGCAGATCATGTTTACGGCATGAAAGGCTTTGGCGCTTCAGGCAAAGCCGCCGAGCTGTTTAGCCATTTTGGCTTCGAGCCGACTCCGCTAAGCGAATTTGCAAAAGGTGTGCTTTAA
- a CDS encoding polyprenyl synthetase family protein, translating to MLDEFIKFLNANLPKAPSFHPYYEEALGVMLKAGGKHFRAQLLLGVVDALRPQLTQNAMRVALGLEMMHTYSLIHDDLPAMDDAPLRRGVPTLHTRYDEVTAILAGDALNTQAFYEISRADLEAPVVVKCVEILSANAGASGMVLGQALDCFFENSDKADVKNAKNRLGLAQKRLNLDELEFLHIHKTAKLIAASLEMGAVIAALDAAQCERIYGIGLDLGLAFQIEDDLIDATSDESEAGKPVHNDVTKNSFTNLLGIKGARDSKNELIAKIRRELSDMPKGVCGVVENLIDKHLKG from the coding sequence TTGCTCGATGAATTCATAAAATTTCTAAACGCAAATTTGCCCAAAGCGCCGAGCTTTCATCCGTATTACGAGGAGGCGCTTGGCGTCATGCTAAAGGCGGGCGGCAAGCATTTTCGCGCTCAGTTGCTGCTTGGCGTCGTAGATGCTTTGCGTCCGCAGCTTACGCAAAATGCCATGCGAGTGGCACTGGGGCTTGAGATGATGCATACTTATTCGCTCATCCACGACGATCTGCCCGCTATGGACGATGCGCCGCTTCGTCGCGGAGTGCCTACGCTTCACACGAGATACGATGAGGTCACTGCTATACTCGCAGGAGATGCGCTAAATACGCAGGCTTTTTATGAAATTTCACGTGCCGACCTGGAGGCGCCGGTCGTCGTAAAATGCGTTGAAATTTTAAGCGCCAACGCAGGAGCTAGCGGTATGGTGCTTGGTCAGGCGCTTGATTGCTTTTTTGAAAATAGCGATAAAGCAGATGTGAAAAACGCTAAAAATAGGCTCGGTCTCGCTCAAAAAAGGCTAAATTTAGACGAACTAGAATTCCTGCATATCCACAAGACCGCCAAGCTGATCGCAGCAAGCCTTGAAATGGGCGCAGTCATCGCAGCTCTTGACGCGGCGCAGTGCGAGCGGATCTACGGCATCGGACTTGATCTGGGCTTAGCCTTTCAGATAGAAGATGACCTCATAGACGCTACTAGCGACGAGAGCGAGGCCGGAAAACCGGTGCATAACGATGTTACAAAGAATTCTTTCACGAATTTACTTGGCATCAAGGGCGCTAGAGACAGCAAAAACGAGCTCATCGCAAAGATACGCCGAGAGCTTTCGGATATGCCAAAGGGCGTTTGCGGCGTGGTTGAAAATTTGATAGATAAACACTTGAAAGGTTGA
- a CDS encoding DUF7488 domain-containing protein → MKKLLLLICFGLWLFADPRPTQDDFHACYEKNKNSIVAVNNHFGVVLTKDLIAVPKNGEAPINDYVKFDPYLQLYLVRSNSDLSPAAMADETNEERIKKSTWVGILSDNNNTKMGHIKALGQNLGEFDTLSFEYNATGEINTPCCKMIGISVGGDKFIPNRYLKHFAAYDDVYYGDIGVKFLPKDGKFFVASVDPLGRGKMLMVNDELISINSKTPKSLRELNEAILFAPKGSKLDIIVKRDRAELLYQVPVSGDLKFTQSLDALMPDSMSMPNLNMMPGEISSQMDDKILRDYGISVGKNLVVTKVEPRSNADKFGIKVSDRILQVNQEEVVDRADLLAKIADQQSFLLLFTRHDFQFFARVPK, encoded by the coding sequence GTGAAAAAGCTCCTTTTACTCATCTGCTTTGGTCTTTGGCTTTTTGCCGATCCGCGCCCGACTCAAGACGATTTCCACGCCTGCTACGAAAAAAACAAAAATTCTATCGTGGCTGTGAATAACCATTTTGGCGTCGTGCTCACCAAGGATCTCATCGCCGTGCCTAAAAACGGCGAAGCCCCGATAAACGACTATGTGAAATTCGATCCTTATTTGCAGCTTTATCTCGTGCGCTCAAACAGCGATCTAAGCCCCGCCGCGATGGCTGACGAGACGAACGAGGAGCGCATAAAAAAGAGCACTTGGGTCGGGATCTTAAGCGATAACAATAACACGAAAATGGGCCACATAAAAGCGCTCGGGCAAAATTTAGGCGAATTTGACACGCTTAGCTTCGAGTATAACGCGACTGGCGAGATAAATACCCCTTGCTGCAAGATGATAGGCATAAGCGTGGGCGGCGATAAATTTATCCCGAACCGCTATTTAAAGCATTTTGCGGCGTATGATGATGTGTATTACGGCGATATAGGCGTGAAATTTTTACCAAAAGACGGCAAATTTTTCGTGGCGTCGGTCGATCCTTTGGGCCGAGGCAAGATGCTGATGGTAAATGACGAGCTTATCAGCATAAACTCCAAAACGCCAAAGAGCCTAAGAGAGCTAAACGAGGCGATACTCTTTGCGCCAAAAGGCAGCAAGCTAGACATCATCGTAAAGCGCGACAGAGCCGAGCTTTTATATCAGGTGCCGGTATCTGGGGATCTAAAATTTACCCAAAGCCTTGATGCGTTGATGCCAGATAGCATGAGTATGCCAAATTTAAACATGATGCCCGGTGAAATTTCCTCGCAGATGGACGATAAAATTTTAAGAGACTACGGCATAAGCGTAGGTAAAAATCTAGTCGTGACAAAGGTCGAACCGCGCTCTAACGCCGATAAATTCGGTATAAAAGTGAGCGATAGGATATTACAGGTAAATCAAGAAGAGGTCGTAGATCGCGCTGATTTGCTAGCAAAGATAGCCGACCAGCAAAGCTTTTTGCTGCTATTTACAAGGCATGATTTTCAATTTTTTGCGAGAGTTCCTAAGTGA
- a CDS encoding YbaB/EbfC family nucleoid-associated protein, which produces MFEGFDFSKMGEVLEKAKEQAQALEAESLNKEFGAKSGGGLVSVKANGKGEILDITIDDSLLEDKESLQILLISAINDVLKMAEDDKKAIAGRMLGGLGDFGFKG; this is translated from the coding sequence ATGTTTGAGGGATTTGACTTTTCTAAGATGGGCGAAGTGCTTGAAAAAGCCAAAGAGCAAGCTCAGGCGCTGGAGGCCGAGAGCCTGAATAAAGAATTCGGCGCAAAAAGCGGCGGTGGACTAGTCAGTGTCAAAGCAAACGGCAAGGGCGAAATTTTGGATATCACGATCGATGATAGCTTGCTCGAAGATAAAGAGAGTCTGCAAATTTTACTCATAAGCGCGATAAACGACGTTTTAAAAATGGCCGAGGACGACAAAAAGGCGATAGCCGGCAGGATGCTGGGCGGTCTTGGCGACTTTGGCTTTAAAGGATAA
- the panD gene encoding aspartate 1-decarboxylase yields MRVEILSSKIHRATVTDANLNYVGSITIDEELMRAANLLENQKVEILDVNNGERFATYVIKGKKGEICLNGAAARKVCIGDIVIIVAYASMKFKKAKKFSPTIVHVNAKNEMIKK; encoded by the coding sequence ATGAGAGTAGAAATTTTATCCAGTAAAATTCACCGCGCTACCGTCACGGACGCAAATTTAAACTACGTAGGCTCGATCACGATAGACGAGGAGCTCATGCGTGCGGCAAATTTACTGGAAAATCAAAAGGTCGAAATTTTAGACGTGAATAACGGCGAGCGCTTCGCCACCTACGTCATCAAGGGCAAAAAGGGCGAGATCTGCCTAAACGGCGCAGCTGCACGCAAGGTCTGCATAGGCGACATCGTCATCATCGTGGCGTATGCTAGCATGAAATTTAAAAAAGCCAAGAAATTCAGCCCGACCATCGTGCACGTAAATGCGAAAAACGAAATGATCAAAAAATAA
- a CDS encoding UDP-N-acetylmuramoyl-L-alanyl-D-glutamate--2,6-diaminopimelate ligase, giving the protein MKISIDANFLTDNSNECESGCFFVQTHANSKFSHDAVKRGAKLIGLEECKKILNIDENIKIVGITGTNGKTTTAAAIYETLRTLGHKCALSGTRGAFIEGERIDEKALTTSAILQTLWYLKAASQRGCEYFVMEVSSHAIDQKRIESLKFALKIFTNLTQDHLDYHKSMQEYARVKSSFFDDDSLKLINIDDGGIKFNPKNAYTYSLKKPASFAPVAYGLKGGIDAVIKTPNGDVQIDSPLQGEFNLYNLIAALGAVCLLAKPESSKLAKAISKFSGVDGRVEVVSREPLVIVDFAHTPDGIEKVLNALRHLNLIVIFGAGGDRDNTKRPKMGAIAQRYAQICIVTSDNPRSEDPEAIIDEICGGMRMDENVSRISDRKKAIELGLGRLKELGAGWALVILGKGDEEYQEIKGVKYPFSDKEVVLKDLSLEG; this is encoded by the coding sequence ATGAAAATATCCATTGACGCAAATTTCTTGACGGACAACTCGAACGAGTGCGAGAGCGGCTGCTTTTTCGTGCAAACGCATGCAAATTCTAAATTTTCCCACGATGCCGTAAAAAGGGGCGCGAAGCTCATCGGTCTTGAAGAGTGCAAGAAAATTTTAAATATTGATGAAAATATCAAGATCGTTGGTATCACCGGCACTAACGGCAAAACTACGACCGCCGCAGCGATTTACGAGACCTTAAGAACGCTTGGTCATAAGTGCGCTCTTAGCGGCACACGCGGTGCGTTCATAGAGGGCGAGCGCATAGACGAAAAGGCGCTGACTACTAGCGCGATCTTGCAGACGCTTTGGTATCTAAAAGCCGCAAGCCAGCGAGGCTGCGAATACTTCGTAATGGAGGTAAGCTCCCATGCGATAGATCAAAAACGCATCGAGAGCCTGAAATTCGCACTTAAAATTTTTACAAATTTGACCCAGGATCACCTCGACTATCACAAGAGCATGCAGGAGTATGCGCGCGTAAAGTCGAGCTTTTTTGACGACGATAGCCTAAAGCTCATAAATATCGATGACGGCGGGATAAAATTTAACCCTAAAAACGCTTATACTTATTCGCTTAAGAAGCCCGCTTCTTTCGCCCCGGTCGCTTACGGTCTAAAGGGCGGCATCGATGCTGTCATAAAAACGCCAAACGGCGATGTGCAGATAGATTCGCCGCTTCAGGGGGAATTTAATCTTTACAACCTTATCGCCGCACTAGGCGCGGTATGCTTGCTAGCAAAGCCTGAAAGCTCCAAGCTTGCAAAGGCGATCAGTAAATTTAGCGGAGTGGACGGACGCGTCGAGGTCGTGAGTAGAGAGCCTTTGGTGATCGTGGACTTCGCTCATACGCCTGACGGGATAGAAAAAGTGCTAAATGCGCTGCGCCATCTAAATCTCATCGTGATCTTTGGCGCGGGCGGCGATAGAGATAACACCAAACGCCCGAAAATGGGTGCTATAGCGCAAAGATACGCTCAGATCTGTATCGTCACCAGCGACAATCCAAGAAGCGAAGATCCAGAAGCGATAATAGATGAAATTTGCGGCGGCATGCGCATGGATGAAAACGTATCGCGCATAAGTGATCGTAAAAAGGCGATAGAGCTGGGGCTTGGCAGGCTAAAAGAGCTGGGTGCTGGCTGGGCGCTCGTGATACTTGGCAAGGGCGATGAGGAGTATCAAGAGATCAAGGGCGTAAAATATCCATTCAGCGATAAAGAAGTCGTTTTAAAGGACCTGTCTTTAGAGGGCTAA
- a CDS encoding NifU family protein — translation MIPFSDEELLKPVTASLQKVLPMLENDGGGMELLGIKNGKIYLRLTGHCHGCAASTTTLKYGIERQLRIDIHPELEVVNIPLGEEVKFD, via the coding sequence ATGATACCATTTAGCGACGAAGAGCTTTTAAAGCCTGTCACGGCGAGCCTGCAAAAGGTGCTACCGATGCTTGAGAACGACGGTGGAGGCATGGAGCTTTTAGGCATAAAAAACGGCAAAATTTATCTGCGCCTTACCGGACATTGCCACGGCTGCGCGGCGAGCACGACGACCCTAAAATACGGCATCGAGCGCCAACTTCGCATAGATATCCACCCCGAGCTTGAGGTCGTGAATATCCCCCTTGGAGAAGAGGTCAAATTTGATTGA
- a CDS encoding NAD(P)H-dependent oxidoreductase → MKTLIVLAHPSLKDSKVNKRWIQEAIKYPDKFTIHDIYGEYSQEIIDVKKEQALIEAHGSIVLQFPIYWFNCPPLMKKWLDDVFTDGWAYGKGDEALKGRNMGLAVSAGIGEKNYTRTGKYHYSLKEILVPFEITFGYCGANYKNFVAFYDAEFKATPERIEASVPTYIDFIASV, encoded by the coding sequence ATGAAAACTCTCATAGTCTTGGCGCATCCATCCTTAAAGGATTCGAAAGTAAATAAGCGCTGGATACAAGAAGCAATAAAGTATCCTGATAAATTTACTATCCACGACATATACGGCGAGTATTCACAAGAGATCATAGACGTAAAAAAAGAACAGGCGCTGATCGAGGCGCATGGTAGCATTGTTTTGCAGTTTCCGATATATTGGTTTAATTGCCCGCCGCTAATGAAAAAATGGCTTGATGATGTATTCACGGACGGTTGGGCTTACGGTAAGGGCGACGAAGCACTCAAAGGTCGCAATATGGGCTTGGCTGTGAGTGCTGGTATAGGCGAGAAAAACTATACCAGAACAGGCAAATATCACTACTCTTTAAAGGAAATTTTAGTACCGTTTGAGATAACTTTTGGCTACTGCGGCGCAAATTATAAAAATTTCGTAGCATTTTACGACGCGGAATTTAAAGCCACGCCAGAGCGTATAGAGGCGAGCGTGCCTACGTATATCGATTTTATCGCTTCGGTTTAG
- the rplQ gene encoding 50S ribosomal protein L17, with protein MRHKHGYRKLGRTSSHRSALLKNLAIAIIKNEKIETTLPKAKELRSYVEKLITRARKGDSNAHRAVFAALQDKESTNRLVTEVAPKFKERNGGYTRIIKTRIRRGDAAEMAYIELVSE; from the coding sequence ATGAGACATAAACACGGATATCGAAAACTTGGTAGAACGTCATCTCATAGATCCGCGTTGCTTAAAAATTTAGCTATCGCGATCATCAAAAACGAAAAAATAGAGACGACACTGCCAAAAGCTAAAGAGCTTAGAAGCTATGTCGAAAAGCTCATCACAAGAGCCAGAAAAGGTGACTCTAACGCTCACAGAGCGGTTTTTGCCGCTTTGCAAGACAAAGAGAGTACAAATAGGTTGGTTACTGAAGTCGCTCCTAAATTTAAAGAGCGAAACGGCGGCTACACAAGGATAATCAAAACCCGCATCCGCCGTGGCGATGCTGCAGAGATGGCATATATCGAATTGGTAAGCGAATAA